A single genomic interval of Amycolatopsis albispora harbors:
- a CDS encoding ABC transporter permease: MTTTLGKPTGAPAARRARWWTLLGRDRFAAVAAVVLGLVLLTAVLGPLLTGDRAVRQDLRASLRPPSFDHGFFGLLGTDVLGRSVLARLIDAAGTTLSVAVPAVLCSLVIGATLGMWAGYHGGVRENVAMRVADVILSFPSLLLAVVVLYVFAPSVGNIVLILAIARIPVYLRTARAEAAELKSRLFVDAARTFGATGWPTIYRHILPIALPTLLTVATLDFCFVMLTESSLSFLGIGIQPPDVSWGLMVAQGRQYLQTAWWIAVLPGVAIVLTTVSATVLAAWVRLATDPAQRWRLTLPRRTRGARPTTTEVTG, translated from the coding sequence ATGACCACCACACTCGGCAAACCCACCGGTGCCCCGGCCGCGCGCCGGGCGCGCTGGTGGACCCTGCTCGGCCGTGACCGCTTCGCCGCCGTCGCCGCCGTGGTGCTCGGGCTGGTGCTGCTGACCGCGGTGCTCGGCCCGCTGCTCACCGGCGACCGCGCGGTGCGCCAGGACCTGCGCGCGTCCCTGCGGCCACCGTCGTTCGACCACGGGTTCTTCGGCCTGCTCGGCACCGACGTGCTGGGCCGCAGCGTGCTCGCCCGGCTGATCGACGCCGCCGGGACCACGTTGTCGGTGGCCGTGCCCGCCGTGCTGTGCTCGCTGGTGATCGGCGCGACGCTGGGCATGTGGGCCGGTTACCACGGCGGCGTGCGGGAGAACGTCGCGATGCGCGTGGCCGACGTGATCCTGAGCTTTCCCTCGCTGCTGCTGGCCGTGGTGGTGCTCTACGTGTTCGCGCCCAGCGTCGGCAACATCGTGCTGATCCTGGCGATCGCGCGCATCCCGGTCTACCTGCGCACCGCCCGCGCGGAGGCGGCCGAGCTGAAGAGCAGGCTCTTCGTCGACGCCGCGCGGACCTTCGGCGCCACCGGCTGGCCGACCATCTACCGGCACATCCTGCCGATCGCGCTGCCGACCCTGCTCACCGTGGCCACGCTCGACTTCTGCTTCGTCATGCTCACCGAGTCGTCGCTGAGCTTTCTCGGCATCGGCATCCAGCCACCGGACGTCAGCTGGGGGCTGATGGTCGCGCAGGGCCGCCAGTACCTGCAGACGGCGTGGTGGATCGCGGTGCTGCCCGGGGTCGCCATCGTGCTGACCACGGTTTCGGCCACCGTGCTCGCCGCCTGGGTGCGCCTGGCCACCGACCCGGCGCAGCGCTGGCGGCTGACCCTGCCGCGGCGCACGCGCGGCGCCCGTCCCACCACCACGGAGGTCACCGGATGA
- a CDS encoding P1 family peptidase → MTRARDLAIDLPGEPGPHNAITDVPGVEVGFTTLTEGDSVRTGVTAVLPRGRAGFDLPCAAGTFSLNGNGEMTGTAWLAETGSLSLPVLLTNTHAVGPCHRGVIDWVVRERPGAAAEWLLPVVAETWDGYLNDVNAATVHTGHALAAIDAARGGPVAEGSVGGGTGMTCYGFKGGTGTASRAVAHGEDRYTVGALVQANFGSRRELTVAGVPVGRDLTDDDPMSDTGWLAPPGAGSVIVLMGTDAPLLPGQCTALARRVPLGLARTGTTGSHFSGDLFLAFSTANAGALTSRFPRPSDDAYETLRFVPWGHIDPFFEAVVQAVEEAVLNALVSNQEMTGYRGRRVPALPLARWSR, encoded by the coding sequence GTGACCCGAGCCCGTGACCTGGCCATCGACCTGCCCGGCGAGCCCGGCCCGCACAACGCGATCACCGACGTGCCCGGGGTCGAGGTCGGTTTCACCACGCTGACCGAGGGCGATTCGGTGCGCACCGGTGTCACCGCGGTGCTGCCGCGTGGGCGCGCCGGCTTCGACCTGCCGTGCGCGGCGGGTACTTTTTCGCTCAACGGCAACGGGGAAATGACCGGCACCGCGTGGCTCGCCGAGACCGGTTCGCTGTCCCTGCCCGTGTTGCTGACGAACACGCACGCGGTCGGGCCGTGCCACCGCGGCGTGATCGACTGGGTGGTGCGCGAGCGGCCGGGCGCGGCGGCGGAGTGGCTGCTGCCCGTGGTCGCCGAAACCTGGGACGGTTACCTCAACGACGTCAACGCGGCGACCGTCCACACCGGACACGCGCTGGCCGCGATCGACGCGGCGCGCGGTGGCCCGGTGGCGGAGGGCTCGGTCGGCGGCGGCACCGGCATGACCTGCTACGGCTTCAAGGGCGGGACGGGCACGGCGTCGCGGGCGGTTGCGCACGGGGAAGACCGGTACACCGTCGGCGCACTGGTGCAGGCGAACTTCGGCAGCCGCCGGGAACTGACGGTCGCGGGCGTGCCGGTCGGCCGGGACCTGACCGACGACGACCCGATGTCCGACACCGGCTGGCTCGCCCCGCCCGGCGCCGGTTCGGTCATCGTGCTGATGGGGACCGACGCGCCGCTGCTGCCTGGCCAGTGCACGGCGCTGGCCAGGCGGGTTCCGCTCGGCCTCGCCCGCACCGGCACCACCGGCTCCCACTTCTCGGGCGACCTCTTCCTGGCCTTCAGCACGGCGAACGCCGGGGCGCTCACGAGCCGTTTCCCGCGACCTTCGGACGACGCGTACGAAACGCTGCGTTTTGTGCCGTGGGGCCACATCGACCCGTTCTTCGAGGCGGTCGTGCAGGCCGTGGAGGAGGCGGTGCTCAACGCACTGGTGTCGAACCAGGAGATGACGGGATACCGGGGCCGCCGGGTCCCGGCGCTCCCCCTGGCCCGCTGGTCACGCTGA
- a CDS encoding IclR family transcriptional regulator — MAAPEPGEGGVREVKSAARTLELLELLAARRNRPARLRELSEALGMPRSSCYALLRTLAKYGWVRTDASGTLYGIGIRALLAGTTYLDTDPCVRVAKPVLDMLGEHLDETFHLGRLDGEDVVYLVTRASSQYLRPHNRVGRDLPAYSTALGKALLAELDPAELDGHLPEKLTALTPHTLVNRPALLDDLAGVRERGYAVDREENSVGLQCFALPLRYTSPATDAISCSVPLTRLNPAREAEILTAMRRARETIEQAAMTSDLGQP; from the coding sequence ATGGCCGCACCCGAGCCCGGGGAGGGTGGTGTCCGCGAGGTCAAGTCGGCGGCGCGCACCCTGGAGTTGCTGGAGTTGCTGGCCGCCCGCCGCAATCGCCCGGCCAGGCTCCGCGAGCTGAGCGAAGCGCTGGGCATGCCCCGCAGCAGCTGCTACGCCCTGCTCCGGACGCTGGCCAAGTACGGCTGGGTCCGCACCGACGCGTCGGGCACCCTGTACGGCATCGGCATCCGCGCCCTGCTCGCCGGCACCACCTATCTCGACACCGACCCGTGCGTCCGCGTCGCCAAGCCGGTGCTCGACATGCTCGGCGAGCACCTCGACGAGACCTTCCACCTCGGCAGGCTCGACGGCGAGGACGTGGTCTACCTGGTCACCCGCGCCTCCAGCCAGTACCTGCGCCCGCACAACCGCGTCGGCCGGGACCTGCCCGCGTACTCGACCGCGCTCGGCAAGGCGCTGCTGGCCGAGCTCGACCCCGCCGAACTCGACGGCCACCTGCCCGAGAAGCTGACCGCGCTCACCCCGCACACCCTGGTCAACCGTCCCGCCCTGCTCGACGACCTCGCCGGGGTCCGCGAACGCGGGTACGCGGTGGACCGCGAGGAGAACAGCGTCGGCCTCCAGTGCTTCGCGCTGCCGTTGCGCTACACCAGCCCCGCCACCGACGCGATCAGCTGTTCAGTGCCGCTGACCCGGCTGAACCCGGCACGCGAGGCGGAGATCCTGACCGCGATGCGGCGGGCCCGCGAAACCATCGAGCAGGCGGCGATGACCAGCGACCTCGGCCAGCCGTGA
- a CDS encoding 2-hydroxyacid dehydrogenase, translating to MRILLTDPILSRFTGELTRDGTDGHDWEFLAGRPDDEVVARLGGADVLVASRMTVPMAEAGADLRLVHVTGAGLDRIPLDALAPGTTVCNTFHHGRSIAEHVVMVALMLSRRVLRADRLLRRGIWESVALDPTLQLGGTLAGRTIGVVGFGEIGQQVARAAGALGMRVRAVRRNPDAPLPPDLRLDRVDGDDRLHELLAASDVVVLTVPLSSATKGLIGTAQLARMRPDALLINVARGPIVDEDALFTALVEEEIAGAALDVWWSHPKDGAGATGYTRPFHELENVVLTPHHSGHTRETFTGRAAEIAANIGRLANGAQLSNVVRGTAGR from the coding sequence ATGAGGATCCTGCTGACCGACCCGATCCTGAGCCGGTTCACCGGCGAGCTGACCCGCGACGGGACCGACGGCCACGACTGGGAGTTCCTCGCGGGCCGCCCGGACGACGAGGTGGTCGCGCGCCTCGGCGGCGCCGACGTGCTGGTGGCGTCCCGGATGACCGTGCCGATGGCCGAGGCCGGTGCCGACCTGCGGCTGGTGCACGTCACCGGCGCCGGGCTGGACCGCATCCCGCTGGACGCCCTCGCGCCCGGCACCACGGTCTGCAACACCTTCCACCACGGCCGGTCCATCGCCGAGCACGTGGTGATGGTGGCGCTCATGCTCTCGCGGCGGGTGCTCCGCGCGGATCGCCTGCTGCGCCGGGGAATCTGGGAATCCGTCGCGCTCGATCCGACGCTCCAGCTCGGTGGCACGCTGGCCGGGCGGACGATCGGCGTCGTCGGATTCGGTGAGATCGGGCAGCAGGTGGCGCGGGCGGCCGGTGCGCTGGGCATGCGGGTCCGCGCGGTCCGCCGGAATCCGGACGCGCCGCTGCCGCCGGACCTGCGGCTCGACCGCGTGGACGGCGACGACCGGCTCCACGAACTGCTCGCCGCATCCGACGTGGTGGTGCTGACGGTACCGCTTTCCTCCGCCACCAAGGGCTTGATCGGCACCGCGCAGCTGGCGCGAATGCGGCCCGACGCCCTGCTGATCAACGTGGCCCGCGGCCCGATCGTCGACGAGGACGCGCTGTTCACCGCGCTGGTCGAGGAGGAGATCGCGGGCGCCGCGCTGGACGTCTGGTGGAGCCACCCGAAAGACGGCGCGGGCGCGACCGGGTACACGCGACCGTTCCACGAACTGGAGAACGTGGTGCTGACCCCGCACCATTCCGGGCACACCCGCGAGACGTTCACCGGCCGTGCCGCGGAAATCGCCGCCAACATCGGCCGGCTCGCCAACGGCGCACAACTGTCCAATGTGGTCAGAGGAACTGCTGGACGGTGA
- a CDS encoding glucarate dehydratase family protein, whose protein sequence is MPDESHRIREVRVTPVAFTDLPLLNTVGVHEPFALRAIVELETDSGLTGLGETYGDAGHLDRLRIAAAELTGVDVWHVNEIARRIRVALATDRSTGGHGMSGMVTGSSTADRVLSPFEVACLDIQGKAVGRPVSDLLGGAVRDRVDYSAYLFYKWAGHPGAEDDSWGAALDPAQLVAQAGRMIGEYGFSAIKLKGGVFAPEAEIEAILELRKAFPDHPLRIDPNGAWSVETSIRVGQRLDGVLEYLEDPTTGIEGMAAVAREVPMPLATNMCVVAFDHVEPAVKADAVQVVLSDHHFWGGLDRSRTLAGICDTFGLGLSMHSNSHLGISLAAMTHLAAATPNLTYACDTHWPWKDTADDVIVPGALTFEDGAVAVPTSPGLGVELDHDALARLHEQYLSCGIRERDDTGYYRRFEPDFDPTAPRW, encoded by the coding sequence GTGCCCGACGAGTCCCACCGCATCCGCGAAGTGCGCGTCACCCCGGTGGCCTTCACCGACCTCCCGCTGCTCAACACCGTCGGCGTGCACGAGCCCTTCGCCCTGCGGGCGATCGTCGAGCTGGAAACCGATTCGGGCCTGACCGGCCTCGGCGAGACCTACGGCGACGCGGGCCACCTCGACCGGCTCCGGATCGCGGCGGCCGAACTCACCGGCGTCGATGTCTGGCACGTCAACGAAATCGCCCGCCGGATCCGCGTCGCGCTGGCCACCGACCGGAGCACCGGCGGGCACGGCATGAGCGGAATGGTCACCGGCAGCAGCACCGCGGACCGCGTGCTGTCCCCGTTCGAGGTCGCCTGCCTGGACATCCAGGGCAAGGCCGTCGGCCGCCCGGTCAGCGACCTGCTCGGCGGCGCCGTCCGCGACCGCGTGGACTACAGCGCCTACCTCTTCTACAAGTGGGCCGGGCACCCCGGCGCCGAGGACGACAGCTGGGGTGCCGCGCTCGACCCGGCACAGCTCGTCGCCCAGGCCGGGCGGATGATCGGCGAATACGGCTTCAGCGCGATCAAGCTCAAGGGCGGGGTGTTCGCGCCGGAAGCCGAGATCGAGGCGATTCTCGAGCTGCGCAAGGCTTTCCCCGACCATCCACTGAGGATCGATCCGAACGGCGCCTGGAGCGTGGAGACCTCGATCCGGGTCGGGCAGCGGCTCGACGGCGTGCTCGAATACCTGGAGGACCCGACCACCGGCATCGAGGGCATGGCGGCGGTCGCGCGTGAGGTGCCGATGCCGCTGGCCACCAACATGTGCGTGGTCGCCTTCGACCACGTCGAGCCCGCCGTCAAGGCGGACGCGGTGCAGGTGGTGTTGTCCGACCACCACTTCTGGGGCGGCCTGGACCGCTCGCGCACGCTCGCCGGTATCTGTGACACCTTCGGCCTGGGCCTGTCCATGCACTCGAACTCGCACCTCGGCATCAGCCTCGCGGCGATGACGCATCTCGCCGCCGCCACGCCGAACCTGACCTACGCCTGCGACACGCACTGGCCGTGGAAGGACACGGCCGACGACGTGATCGTGCCCGGCGCGCTCACTTTCGAAGACGGCGCGGTCGCGGTGCCCACCAGCCCCGGCCTCGGCGTCGAACTGGACCACGACGCGCTGGCCCGGTTGCACGAGCAGTACCTGTCGTGCGGCATCCGCGAACGCGACGACACCGGCTACTACCGGCGTTTCGAGCCGGACTTCGATCCCACCGCGCCGCGCTGGTGA
- a CDS encoding ABC transporter ATP-binding protein — MPDNLLEVSGIRKTFRVGKNRLTALDGVDLRIGRGETVGLVGESGCGKSTLARVLMLLERPDEGTVRFAGQDPFSLRGKELLAWRRRVQMVFQDPFASLNARMTAAELIGEPWRTHRDVVPTAAERAARTRELLDLVGLRASDAERYPNEFSGGQRQRLGIARALALNPDLIICDEPVSALDLSVQAQVLNLLAELQQRLGVSYLFISHDLSVVRHVADRVSVMYLGKVIEQGPAAAVFDHPVHPYTAALMSAAPTLDVSGADRPDRILLRGELPSPLDPPSGCRFRTRCWQAADRCAEVPPVAARESDEHEGLCHFPLTAAAV, encoded by the coding sequence ATGCCTGACAACCTGCTCGAGGTCAGCGGCATCCGGAAGACCTTCCGGGTGGGCAAGAACCGGCTGACCGCGCTCGACGGGGTCGATCTCCGGATCGGCCGCGGGGAAACCGTCGGCCTGGTGGGGGAGTCCGGCTGCGGCAAGTCCACCCTGGCCCGCGTGCTGATGCTGCTGGAACGCCCGGACGAAGGCACCGTGCGGTTCGCCGGGCAGGACCCGTTTTCCCTGCGGGGCAAGGAACTGCTCGCCTGGCGACGCCGGGTGCAGATGGTCTTCCAGGACCCGTTCGCCTCGCTGAACGCGCGGATGACCGCGGCCGAGCTGATCGGCGAGCCGTGGCGCACGCACCGCGACGTGGTGCCGACCGCGGCCGAGCGCGCCGCGCGGACCAGGGAGCTGCTCGACCTGGTCGGCCTGCGCGCGAGCGACGCCGAGCGGTATCCGAACGAGTTCTCCGGCGGGCAGCGGCAGCGCCTGGGCATCGCCCGCGCGCTGGCGCTGAACCCCGACCTGATCATCTGCGACGAGCCGGTGTCCGCTTTGGACCTTTCGGTGCAGGCGCAGGTGCTGAACCTGCTCGCCGAGCTGCAGCAGCGGCTCGGGGTGTCCTACTTGTTCATCTCGCACGACCTGTCCGTGGTCCGGCACGTCGCCGACCGGGTTTCGGTGATGTACCTGGGAAAGGTGATCGAACAGGGGCCGGCGGCCGCCGTGTTCGACCACCCGGTGCACCCGTACACGGCCGCGTTGATGTCGGCGGCGCCCACGCTGGACGTCTCCGGCGCGGACCGCCCTGACCGGATCCTGCTGCGTGGTGAGCTACCGTCCCCTTTGGACCCGCCATCGGGTTGCCGCTTCCGCACCCGCTGCTGGCAGGCGGCGGATCGCTGCGCCGAGGTGCCGCCGGTAGCCGCGCGGGAGTCGGACGAGCATGAAGGACTCTGTCATTTCCCGCTCACGGCGGCCGCGGTGTGA
- a CDS encoding ABC transporter substrate-binding protein has protein sequence MLSSVRSRVLAVAAVVLCGSSCTVANSPAGDAGAAGSTLRVVLAQEPPTLEPCEASLTSTGVVVRSNISEPLLERDAASGELRPLLATAWRQTAPTTWAFDLRGGVTFHNGQPFTAQDAAFSIDRAVNSDLQCNVDGYVFDDDERLRMEVTGDTGLTVHTTKPDPILPLRLSFVEMVPRTTSTTAKVREPVGTGPYAIESWETGVSITLRRNERYWGERPAFPQARYVWRAEPSVRAAMITRGEADLATTLNPEDATEENSVAYPNNETTALRLDGREAPLDDIRVRRAIGMAVDREGIVGTLLAGLAEPAAQLVPDGVVGFNPALKAAPYDPEAARALIREAAADGVPVDRRITLVARNTQFPRVAETAEALQYQLAQAGLNVQIQMADTAAHLEYQLRPFPTDVGPVALLIMHGNQAGDAAFTTSQYLRSDGPQSTFGTPELDARIDQADELAGPARQDAFAAIFADQNQSVAQYVHLAHMRGLLGISRSVRYQPDSATGDELHLAAVRPSAGEAR, from the coding sequence ATGCTGTCTTCCGTACGTTCCCGCGTCCTCGCGGTCGCGGCGGTGGTCCTGTGCGGCAGTTCCTGCACCGTGGCGAACAGTCCCGCGGGTGACGCCGGAGCCGCGGGCAGTACGTTGCGCGTTGTCCTCGCGCAGGAACCACCGACCCTCGAACCCTGCGAAGCCTCGCTCACCTCGACCGGCGTGGTGGTCCGCTCCAACATCAGCGAACCGCTGCTGGAACGCGACGCCGCCTCCGGTGAGCTGCGCCCGCTGCTGGCCACGGCCTGGCGGCAGACCGCGCCGACCACCTGGGCCTTCGACCTCCGCGGCGGCGTCACCTTCCACAATGGACAGCCGTTCACCGCGCAGGACGCCGCCTTCTCCATCGACCGCGCGGTCAACTCCGACCTTCAGTGCAATGTGGACGGTTACGTGTTCGACGACGACGAGCGGCTGCGCATGGAGGTCACCGGCGACACCGGGCTGACCGTGCACACCACCAAGCCGGACCCGATCCTGCCGCTGCGGCTGAGCTTCGTCGAGATGGTGCCGCGCACCACCAGCACCACGGCGAAGGTCCGCGAACCGGTCGGCACCGGCCCGTACGCCATCGAGAGCTGGGAGACCGGGGTGTCGATCACCTTGCGGCGCAACGAGCGCTACTGGGGTGAGCGGCCCGCCTTCCCGCAGGCGCGGTACGTCTGGCGCGCGGAACCCAGCGTGCGCGCGGCGATGATCACCCGCGGCGAGGCCGATCTGGCCACCACGCTGAATCCCGAGGACGCCACCGAGGAGAATTCGGTGGCCTACCCCAACAACGAGACCACCGCGCTGCGCCTGGACGGCCGCGAGGCGCCGCTCGACGACATCCGGGTGCGCCGCGCGATCGGCATGGCGGTGGACCGCGAAGGCATCGTCGGCACCCTGCTGGCCGGGCTGGCCGAACCGGCCGCGCAACTGGTGCCGGACGGCGTGGTGGGCTTCAACCCCGCGCTGAAGGCCGCGCCCTACGACCCCGAAGCCGCCCGCGCGCTGATCCGCGAAGCCGCCGCCGACGGCGTCCCGGTCGATCGCCGGATCACCCTGGTGGCACGGAACACGCAGTTCCCCAGGGTCGCCGAGACCGCCGAAGCACTGCAGTACCAGCTGGCGCAGGCCGGGCTGAACGTGCAGATCCAGATGGCGGACACGGCGGCGCACCTGGAGTACCAGCTGCGGCCGTTCCCCACGGACGTCGGGCCGGTGGCGCTGCTGATCATGCACGGCAACCAGGCCGGTGACGCGGCCTTCACCACCAGCCAGTACCTGCGTTCCGACGGTCCACAGTCGACCTTCGGCACCCCGGAACTGGACGCCAGGATCGATCAGGCCGACGAACTGGCCGGTCCGGCGCGCCAGGACGCCTTCGCCGCGATCTTCGCCGACCAGAACCAGAGCGTGGCCCAGTACGTGCACCTGGCCCACATGCGCGGCCTGCTCGGGATCTCCCGATCCGTGCGGTACCAGCCGGATTCGGCCACCGGGGACGAACTGCACCTCGCCGCGGTGCGGCCGTCGGCCGGGGAGGCGCGCTGA
- a CDS encoding ABC transporter permease: MLTFLRKRVVSSAIPLVFVVLGVFCLARLTGNPVNLYLPLSATAEQRAAFSAEHGFDQPILVQLWDYLGQVIQLDFGTSLRTDQPAAEMVLTAFPATLQLAAVTMLIAVAGAVLIGCLAAYRPNSLADRVSSFLSMTAASIPDFWFAIMGVLVFGVSLEWLPTSGVSGGPEVWVLPIATLLIRPFGVLVQVVRGAMVAALSAPYTKVARSKGASEKRVVFGHALRNATTPALTVAGDLTIGLVNGAVVVETIFGWPGIGKLMIDSILQRDFAVLQAAVLLTAITIFLLNIVIDLCYALLDARVRQAVPA, translated from the coding sequence ATGCTGACCTTCCTGCGCAAGCGCGTTGTCTCCAGCGCCATCCCGCTGGTTTTTGTGGTGCTGGGCGTGTTCTGCCTGGCGCGGCTGACCGGCAACCCGGTGAACCTCTACCTCCCGCTCAGCGCCACCGCCGAGCAGCGCGCGGCCTTCTCCGCCGAGCACGGTTTTGACCAGCCCATCCTGGTGCAGCTGTGGGACTACCTCGGCCAGGTGATCCAGCTCGACTTCGGCACCTCGCTGCGCACCGACCAGCCCGCCGCGGAAATGGTGCTCACCGCCTTCCCGGCCACCCTGCAACTGGCCGCGGTGACCATGCTGATCGCGGTGGCCGGCGCGGTGCTGATCGGCTGCCTCGCCGCCTACCGGCCGAACTCGCTGGCCGACCGGGTGTCCAGCTTCCTGTCGATGACCGCGGCCAGCATCCCGGACTTCTGGTTCGCCATCATGGGCGTGCTGGTGTTCGGCGTGAGCCTGGAATGGCTGCCGACCTCCGGCGTCAGCGGCGGCCCCGAGGTGTGGGTGCTGCCGATCGCCACCCTGCTGATCCGCCCGTTCGGCGTGCTCGTCCAGGTGGTGCGCGGCGCGATGGTGGCGGCGCTGTCCGCGCCCTACACCAAGGTCGCCCGCAGCAAGGGCGCGAGTGAGAAGCGCGTGGTGTTCGGGCACGCGCTGCGCAACGCCACCACGCCCGCGCTGACCGTCGCCGGTGACCTCACCATCGGGCTGGTCAACGGTGCGGTGGTGGTGGAGACCATCTTCGGCTGGCCGGGCATCGGCAAGCTGATGATCGACTCGATCCTGCAGCGCGACTTCGCCGTGCTGCAGGCCGCCGTGCTGCTCACCGCGATCACGATCTTCCTGCTGAACATCGTGATCGACCTCTGCTACGCCCTGCTCGACGCCCGCGTGCGCCAGGCAGTCCCGGCCTGA
- a CDS encoding ABC transporter ATP-binding protein, with product MNAAALDTVALEVDGLSVDLRTPAGTVRAVDKVSFSVRRGRTLALLGESGCGKSITAQTIAGLLDPVAEVAGGAVRVAGTDVLKLGRAERRRLAGPVLSIVFQDALTAMNPVQPVGRQLGEPFRIHQGLSRRAAREKAVELMEKVGIPEPRARARSYPHQFSGGMRQRLLIAMAVALSPQVLIADEPTTALDVTVQAQVMKLLRDLQTERDMALVLITHDLAVVAEQADDVAIMYAGNVVETGPVREVFASPRHPYTRGLLDSVPEHGVRGKPLHAVPGSPPELSAVPSGCVFQARCPKAADRCAESRPVLTVAGSRAAACHFPEQEPAHA from the coding sequence ATGAACGCGGCAGCTCTGGACACCGTGGCGCTGGAGGTGGACGGCCTCAGCGTGGACCTGCGCACCCCGGCCGGCACGGTCCGCGCGGTGGACAAGGTCAGCTTCTCCGTGCGCCGCGGCCGGACGCTGGCGCTGCTCGGCGAGTCCGGCTGCGGCAAGTCGATCACCGCGCAGACCATCGCTGGCCTGCTCGACCCGGTGGCCGAGGTGGCGGGCGGCGCGGTCCGGGTGGCCGGTACGGACGTGCTCAAGCTCGGCCGCGCCGAACGACGGCGGCTGGCCGGTCCGGTGCTGTCGATCGTCTTCCAGGACGCGCTGACCGCGATGAACCCGGTGCAGCCGGTGGGCAGGCAGCTCGGTGAGCCGTTCCGCATCCACCAGGGCCTGTCCCGGCGCGCGGCGCGGGAGAAGGCCGTCGAACTGATGGAGAAGGTCGGCATTCCGGAGCCGCGGGCGCGGGCGCGTTCGTACCCGCACCAGTTCTCCGGCGGGATGCGGCAGCGTCTGCTGATCGCGATGGCGGTGGCGCTGAGCCCGCAGGTGCTGATCGCCGACGAGCCGACCACCGCGCTCGACGTGACCGTGCAGGCGCAGGTGATGAAGTTGCTGCGGGACCTGCAGACCGAGCGCGACATGGCGCTGGTGCTGATCACGCACGACCTCGCGGTGGTCGCCGAGCAGGCCGACGACGTGGCGATCATGTACGCCGGGAACGTGGTCGAAACCGGCCCCGTGCGCGAGGTCTTCGCGTCACCCCGGCACCCGTACACGCGCGGGCTGCTGGATTCGGTGCCCGAGCACGGGGTGCGGGGCAAGCCGCTGCACGCCGTGCCGGGCAGCCCGCCCGAACTCAGCGCGGTACCGTCCGGTTGTGTTTTCCAGGCGCGGTGCCCGAAGGCCGCGGACCGCTGCGCCGAGTCGCGCCCGGTGCTCACCGTGGCCGGCTCCCGCGCGGCCGCCTGCCACTTCCCGGAACAGGAGCCAGCCCATGCCTGA
- a CDS encoding sulfite exporter TauE/SafE family protein: protein MSVPAFLLLSAVVLVGSLLQVSIGFGLGMLAAPVIALLDPTLVPVVLLLLATGVTTVTVLAEREHLDLRGTGWALGGRVPGTIAGAALVAFLPAKALALSVAAVVLLGVVVSLRGFRPHPTPRAVVLAGAASGLMGTATSIGGPPMAMVWQRYAGPKMRGTMSAFFLVGSLLSLGALALAGVVHLETLRYSALLAPAAAAGVLLARPLSRRLDADRTRGVAMVLAVAGAVTLTVQQFL from the coding sequence GTGAGCGTTCCGGCCTTCCTGCTGCTGTCGGCCGTGGTGCTGGTCGGCTCGCTGCTCCAGGTGTCCATCGGGTTCGGGCTGGGCATGCTCGCCGCACCGGTGATCGCCCTGCTCGACCCGACGCTGGTGCCGGTGGTGCTGCTCCTGCTGGCGACCGGCGTGACCACGGTGACCGTGCTGGCCGAACGCGAGCACCTGGACCTGCGCGGCACCGGATGGGCGCTGGGCGGGCGGGTGCCCGGCACGATCGCCGGGGCGGCGCTGGTCGCGTTCCTGCCAGCGAAAGCACTCGCGCTCAGCGTCGCCGCCGTGGTCCTGCTCGGGGTGGTGGTGAGCCTGCGCGGATTCCGGCCGCACCCGACGCCGCGCGCGGTGGTGCTGGCCGGGGCCGCGTCCGGGTTGATGGGCACGGCCACCTCGATCGGCGGGCCGCCGATGGCGATGGTGTGGCAGCGTTACGCCGGGCCGAAGATGCGCGGCACGATGAGCGCGTTCTTCCTGGTCGGCTCGCTGCTGAGCCTGGGCGCGCTGGCCCTCGCGGGAGTGGTGCACCTCGAAACGCTGCGGTATTCGGCCTTGCTCGCGCCCGCCGCGGCGGCCGGGGTGCTGCTCGCGCGCCCGTTGTCGCGCCGGCTGGACGCGGACCGGACGCGCGGGGTCGCGATGGTGCTCGCGGTCGCCGGTGCGGTGACGCTCACCGTCCAGCAGTTCCTCTGA